ctttggttctcctacagatctcctcatttctgatccgTTCATgcatatttataagaaaaacaaattttaaattttatgaatgtattaaacaaacaaagaaaaatactcaaatttTTTGTTGGTGTTTACAGAATATGAGTGTGAAATTGATGTGAAAGAAGAAGCCGACAGTGATAATGGAGACAGTGGAATGTTACTCTATGGTGAGTTAaaggaattttatttatttattttagcctTTTTCAAATTCCTTAATTCATATCAGCCGTATAGTTgacatttattgaaattaaatatcttcAATGGATTAAAACGGGTGTGATTGTaatttcagtattttatttatttattattattatttaattaaaacatatataGCCCAATAACACTAATTAAAGTAGAATTCATTTAGTATGACTACACATATACAGGGAATTGgccgtagttcctgaaaaacgttccaagccacaaatatcacattttcaagtttaataaatattagtgtattccatacatgtgtgttgagctactaagtcatgatgtcatttaaggctgccattttttgtcagtccgttaatatgaatcatgtgaccagtttaactcaatttcgacatgattatGGTTTATGCAAAAGTGAACCATATTTGCAAACTAGAGATTTCATGTAACCCCAGATATAGAAATCATCCGGCGTTAAGTACGGACTCCGCCCAGGCCACGCAATGGGTCCCTCTCGCCCTATCAAATGATTGGGAAAATGGCTATCGAGCCATCACCTAACATTGATACCAAAAGTTTGCAGGACATGTTGCTGGTATATCAAGTTTTGTCTTTTAGCACGTCTTTAGGAGGGTCAAACATTACATTTctaaaaaattcttttgaatttggccAAAATGTTTGTAGTAGACATTTTATGGCATAAATTttgtactgttttttttttgcatgtgATAACGCCGCGGGTATTTCTTCGTATATGCAAAGTAAGCAAAAACtcttaaaatcaataaaaataaacgtaAATTATATCTTAGTGATAGGCGACACATGTGCCCTGTGCTTACCCGGGGCATAAAaggaatagggaagtcccaggcccaagggtatcGTAAGCGCGACTTAGGGCATATACTTTCACATttaaggcttctttgcacaaaatgccggctagattatggataccacaacggcgccatttattgccgtgaagcagtaatgtgtaagcattattgtgtttcggtctgaagggcaccgcagctagtgaaattactgggcaaatgagacttaacatcataggTTTCAAGattacgagcgcaattattgtagtgcttctcagtttttttgttttttttcaagtatcctgagcagcactgcgttttaaagggcgtataaattaccatcagctgaatgtcctgctcagcTCTTATCgtcatattttacaaaaatttccCACATATTTGACGTGACGTGAGTTTTGACGTTTGAGACGTGGTTCGGTGGGAGTAGAGGGAACTCACGTAGTAAACGCCGGCAGATAGTCACTGCCGGTAACATTTACATCAAGAAACCagataaaaatgtaaaacatttaaattgcaGCATTGAACGACGAGCAGGCCTTAAACGGCAAcgacgatgatgatgatatgaagCTAGCTGACATACTTGGGCTGAACTCGAAGAAACTTGGCaagaagaaatcaaaaaaaCATGTCAAAGCTAAGGATGGTATGTAGATAGTACCTATAGCAGTATTATAAGTAACTGTATGTTCAGTGTTTGTCATGTAGTTAGTTAcactgctatttttttttatggaataggaggacaaacgagcgtacgggtcacctggtgttaagtgatcaccgccgcccacattctcttgcaacaccagaggaatcacaagagcgttgccggcctttaaggaaggtgtacgcgcttttttttaaggtacccatgtcgtatcgtcccggaaacaccgcacaaggaagctcattccacagcattgtagtacgtggaagaaagctccttgaaaaccgcactgtggaggaccgccacacatctagatggcgggatgatatcctaatttgtggcgtgtcgtgcgaaggtggaattataGCAGTACTACCAACGGGTGGTACAcatatttctgttattaaagtTTTAGTATTAGTTTACTGAGAGAATGATCAACCAATAGAAATAaagctaataaaatataaggttTTCAAGCAGCGCCTTTAAAACgaaatacaaatattgcttGCTATTATCCGGTGTAAATTGAATGAACCCTTCCATTAGGACTGTGTTACGCACTTTGAGCTGCTGAAAGAAAATGgtatgaaattttttaatatgcATAAATCTGTCTTTCAGATTGTTCAGCACCGACCTTAAAGATCTCACTCAGAAGAATAAAGAGTACCGACTGTGATATGCTATTTGTAACGGACAATAAGAAACACAGGAATAATgttaagaaaatactaaaacatTCAAACTGTACACCATTCTCAAACAAGACTATTGCAGGAATAGTCTGTGCTTATTGTAAAATGACGTTCAAAGATATCCACGAAGTAAGAACACATGTTGCAGAAGAACACAGTACAGCTGTTTTGAATGACGGCCGGGACAAGACTAATCTAAGTGTTAAAATGGACATCACCGATCTGAAATGCAATATTTGTAGTGCAAACATGAAGCGAATAGCTGAATTGAAGAAGCACTTGACTGCTGAGCATGATATTAAATTCTATCCGGATCTGTATGATTACATACTTGAGTTCAAATTGACGGATGGTGAAATATTAAACTGTGCACTGTGCTCTTCTACGTTTGAAACTTTCAAAATGCTGTTGCAGCATATGAATGGACATTATAGGAATTATATTTGCGAAGTCTGTGATATGGGTTTTATAAACAAGCATAGATTGTCAAACCATAAGCGTACACATGAAACAGGCacatttaaatgtagtttttgtGATAAGATATTTACAACCAAAATAAGGAAAATGTGCCACGAGAAATACACTCATAATACAAACGCAAGATACACGACAAACTGTCCGCACTGTGATCAGTCGTTCAATAGTTACTATCAGCGAAACAGGCATATGTTCAAGGAGCACAACACGGCAGCGGCTACTTATAAATGCAATGTTTGCGACAAATCGTTTATACTCAAGTCTAAACTGACATCTCATATAAAGAAAGTACATCTTATGGAGAGGAATCATATATGCCCTGACTGTGGTCAAGGTTTCTTTATAAAGCAGTCGTTGGATGAGCATATGATAAAGCACAACGGTGAAAGGGTGTTCAAGTGTTTGGTGTGCCATAAAGCATATGCGAGGAAGAAAACGCTAAGGGAACATATGAGGATACATAATAACGATAGACGATTCAAGTGCGGTTTGTGTGGTCAGGCTTTTGTGCAGAAGTGTAGTATGAAGAGTCACATGTTGTCGAATCATGGTGTTACTCTGTCCGACGTTGTGAATGATAGCAATGGTGTTGTGAAAACGATAATATCTTAACACAGGATGGTTTTAATAGTAGTGTTATCCAATAATCCTATTAAAGACATATTTCCAACTTATTTATATCACAATTTGTCATGTTTtcgaagtgataaccctcacttctgggattaattacacaaataaaactgaaaacataattaatttttattgaaattgacttgagatgaccGCAGACCTAGTCTcgcaatttcctaatatgcaaatattggggttgagcaggttatcagctgtaaagtagatcctgtagatgaagccacatcctgagagttgaacaaagcatacaagattttaaaaatgatacgtcactcgaactgttggcacagttggaagtgtgctcgcacggaacgccagaggtcgcgggttcgagtcccgcatcatttatcaaattttgttttcagttttaattgtgttatctattttaattgagtaacggccgttcccaatattcagtctatctcttacttgagataaaaatcgtaactatcgttgacttttctgtcccaataaacttatcgacggtaactaaccttatccgtacacgctatctgtcaatgggatcacgtatagcttaccagcaatagaagtttgtatggaaattgaaattcacgcgtcccaatataaggcgataagaatgacttatcgagtatattgggacagtttcagattattgacagctaattactgacagtagaagatagtaatttatctctatctgtagatagtatattgggaatatAGCTTaagattccacaaagtggttcTGCGAGGCAAAAAGTTTCTAATCAATCGCGTGGCTGCGGAATACCAGACATCAAGGGGTCATATATCACATTTTGGCATTGTAAGTCCGGTAGTGGAGTTCAGCTGCTTGTATTAACTTGTATTACGTGGTTTCATTATGTCTCGACCTATCGTCGATGACTTCACATTGTCGCTtggttacggtgtgcaaaacaagcatcaaattcaaatatttttattcaaaataggatttaaaatcacttattgaacgtcaaaatctaccacccattatTATTACCCCATATTCAAAAgaaactgcctcagacctgagaagaaagggcgcaagaaactcagcgggctttttttatataaaaatatggattacaatgtaatatcgtacaataaaaagagcctgagggtgttcgcttcatttccagtctgtggtatcattaagaaaatcgtttatgctatagtaacctttcccacacaaacgttttttaataattcttttaaatttcgtaacacatttgttgtgcacattttctgggatcatattgtaaaagattttatctacacccatgccttaaagattctgaaacagttagctcttattgccaacattaaagcacccaatgttctaataaccattacatcatccaaacgagtgttgtaatgttgtactgaatttcataacaacactcctatgtttttttcgatcccttcatgcgcaaagtttcaacatacagccacattcttattgctcgatgcgtggtatctgtatgaattaaaaaaaaagaacattaacGTTTATGCGCGTTCCACAGTACCAGAACGttgcgcgccgtaaaaaaaagtaggttatttgaATACCCGccatttttgttatgtttacaaaaaatgagcgattcattttaaacgctcctaaagaacattatattcgagtgaattttaattattgcactctacaaaatgtaaattactactaaaataaataattgtttcattaatacttagtttatttgtatataatcagtaatgagtgatattaggttactattaggactggtgttttaatgttagcagtaagctaactgttccagaatcttttagaatTTAGAGAAtacatattctgggtgtagataaagtcttgccactgttgataattaggtattaaaacacgataatagtatcacatgagtgttacacaacagttgcataaataactaatagatcacccaataaaagacttactaactcgacttaaccgagtagtaggcataacaagtttatgttagttcctcgtgttaacattatgagtgtcacagtttctaacaaattcctcaatgtgcttatgaacatatagaacattatcaagaatcactagtgttgtgttgtgatgctgattataataataatgatgaaaaatcaatgaaagtatctggtttaaggcgaagagtaagcagaaaacacgcaaacatggtgtttttagacaagttttgtggtgaaagtatagcatttcgagctatgaacactacttaatcctgttacacatatccttaagtcttatttgtaggttgctaatgcttgctgttggttatagttaacactgccgagccttttcgaactaccacttttctttgaagttaaacaagttttatggcatggcgtgacgcattcttttggtacttctctcagaaaagttattcttatagcttgtacttttttgtgtaggttcatttagtCAGATTAGttgtgaataacgaggattgtaagcatataaactgttttccacgcaagaattttgaaaatattgactttgttatatagatggcgggccggcagccgtgaactcataccgctcaaggtcgctggcatttagtgtcgccttaagtaaaacaagtaataatttttttcggcAGTATAACAGaatactagtatatatatactagtataACAGaactattaaaaacaaaagtcgaaacgtaacaatgaaaaaatcacaaataaaaCAGCGATAGCACGAAAGTATCACGACATGTAGCTAActgtaatgaaactgcaaaccgtactgatgcaacaggacgagcgcgaggtgAGAGAGGAACGGGAGGgtgcttcacgttccagcgaggtccagagacaATGTGGACTTGTAGTACTTAAAAGGTTATAAGTTTCACTAAATCACTTCGACACATGTTTCACTTCTTCATGAGGCATCTTTAGGAGCTGTTGACTCGCCCAACGAGAATATTATGCGTCTTAATTTAAGCGGAGTTAACTGTCAAgatcataatttataataacattttaaataacaatggcTTTTGGCAAAATGAAAACTATGGCCTTGAACCAGCACTCTCTGTCAAATTTTCGGTAGAAGATGCATAGAAacccattgacgtacaataaaacAACAAGACtcacaatcgcctattaaaagatcgtcaaaaaatgtccgagcggcgttgtatatacattaacttatacagatatacaattttgttattttcttaaagtaaattaaaataacgagtgatattaatgaaaatttatgaacaatgcgggactcgaaccagcgaCCACTCGCGTTCCGTACGTGCGCTCTTCCACCgtgccaatcgttcgagtgagtGAGTGACGctaagttcataaatcttgatatgccTTTGTTCAACTCcctggttgtggcttcatctacagtatctactttaccgggatgaactttacgtcactcgaacggttggctcagtggaagagcgcttgtACGGAACTCCagtggtcgcgggttcgagtcccgcgtcgttcataaattttgatttaaaattaatttatgtaattatagagattcattcattcattcgaaTTAACACATTATTTCGTTTAATAATATtcgttatatttaatattatgaatttgtattataattatttacaaattgtaaatatatctatatatattaaagattagacaatattattttacaagtaCCAGAAAATATATGTGGGTAGATACGaaatattgcaataattataaaattaaaaattatcaaatcgTTTTATTTCCCAGTGGTCTTAACAAAATAACgacagataatttatacgtagatATAGTCCCTTGCAACAGCAACTAACAAGTtgaccgataaaaacaggccaggaatattgttggtgtgcgtgcgttgctcaaaatagaggttagttcgaAAACTCTAATTTTTTTTCCACGTTTCCACAGCTGTCCTATAGTCTTGTAGTAGAAGTATATATGATTTAAGTGCtagatgttattttaattaaattgaaatcttatttataaaaaagaaaaaaataatttttaattgtttcgagcgtgtttttatttcaataaaattcgtTAAGAAgacataaaataagtaatattttggTCTTCGATcattttatacgtctaaatgCTGTGGCAGTTGTAAAAAAAGtcgaaaaatattgaggttgacaaTTAACCTATATTTTCAGGGTAGtagtataaatgatttaagtggtagatgttattttaattaaattcaaatcttatttataaaaaaagagactttttttttattggtacaTAAATGTTTCAAGcgagtttttatttcaaaaaatttcgttaagacataaaataatattttggtcttagatcatttatacgtctagatactgtgtcagttgtaaaaaaaagtagaaaaatattgaggttgacagttaacctctatttggagcaatgcacgcacactaacaatgTGCCATACatatcgcaagtgtaagacgtagcttggcacgcacactaaattaataaacccgGCCGGTTTTCAACGGTTGTCtggcagcaagaggctctgtctaTCCATATAAAGTATCTAAGATTTCGGTCTTTTGAATACCCAGACGACGACAGTGTGAGAAATAAGTGTTTATACAATAACTGCTTGGATGGTGGTTTCGTATGACGTTCCAACTGGGCCGAAAGTGCGTCATTTAGTTTGTCCAAATTGTATGGagttttttgtgtgttccagtgaatttgagattggtttagattctcaattccgtccatataatataattctcctgctcatgtgtatgttagtgaacaccTCCttacgatttttcaaattta
The sequence above is a segment of the Leptidea sinapis chromosome 29, ilLepSina1.1, whole genome shotgun sequence genome. Coding sequences within it:
- the LOC126973461 gene encoding zinc finger protein Xfin-like, which codes for MMDTTTTRCRCCLAKFSHKDLYTPYTYFGKVEVFGDMLKECFNISIPLGHTNENGICDTCVSRLREAIEFKTMVQQSLKDLEDAPIKKYECEIDVKEEADSDNGDSGMLLYALNDEQALNGNDDDDDMKLADILGLNSKKLGKKKSKKHVKAKDDCSAPTLKISLRRIKSTDCDMLFVTDNKKHRNNVKKILKHSNCTPFSNKTIAGIVCAYCKMTFKDIHEVRTHVAEEHSTAVLNDGRDKTNLSVKMDITDLKCNICSANMKRIAELKKHLTAEHDIKFYPDLYDYILEFKLTDGEILNCALCSSTFETFKMLLQHMNGHYRNYICEVCDMGFINKHRLSNHKRTHETGTFKCSFCDKIFTTKIRKMCHEKYTHNTNARYTTNCPHCDQSFNSYYQRNRHMFKEHNTAAATYKCNVCDKSFILKSKLTSHIKKVHLMERNHICPDCGQGFFIKQSLDEHMIKHNGERVFKCLVCHKAYARKKTLREHMRIHNNDRRFKCGLCGQAFVQKCSMKSHMLSNHGVTLSDVVNDSNGVVKTIIS